In the Leptotrichia sp. oral taxon 212 genome, one interval contains:
- a CDS encoding amino acid ABC transporter substrate-binding protein, translating into MKKIIILLVMAMTILMCSVEKTEKEEKKNEDKLPQKVIVGLDDTFAPMGFKNEKGELVGFDIELAKAVAEKLKIEVEFKAINWDSKIMDLNSGNIDLIWNGLTITPDRAKETEISKPYMSNNQIIIVNINSPIKTKADLKGKIVGVQSQSSGEEKIKKENADKGFKELKTYPQYDQAFMDLGIGRLDAIVVDEAYAKYIKNTEEKEAGKELYRILDENFGIEEMGIAAKKGNKKLIEAIEKAIDELRKDGTYQKIYSRWFKD; encoded by the coding sequence AAAATAATAATTCTATTAGTAATGGCAATGACAATACTCATGTGTAGCGTGGAAAAAACTGAGAAAGAAGAAAAAAAGAATGAGGATAAGCTACCTCAGAAAGTGATTGTTGGACTGGATGATACATTTGCACCGATGGGATTTAAAAATGAAAAAGGGGAATTAGTAGGATTTGACATTGAACTGGCAAAGGCTGTAGCAGAAAAACTTAAAATAGAGGTTGAATTTAAGGCAATAAACTGGGATTCAAAAATAATGGATCTGAACAGTGGAAATATAGACCTGATATGGAATGGACTGACTATAACACCTGACAGGGCAAAGGAAACAGAAATTTCAAAACCATATATGAGCAATAATCAGATAATAATAGTAAATATTAATTCTCCAATAAAGACTAAAGCAGACCTGAAAGGGAAAATTGTAGGGGTACAGTCACAGAGCAGCGGAGAAGAAAAGATTAAAAAGGAAAATGCAGACAAGGGATTTAAGGAACTGAAAACATATCCGCAGTATGATCAGGCTTTCATGGATCTTGGTATAGGAAGACTGGATGCAATAGTTGTGGATGAAGCGTATGCAAAATACATAAAAAATACTGAGGAAAAAGAGGCAGGAAAAGAACTTTACAGAATTTTAGATGAAAATTTTGGAATTGAGGAAATGGGAATAGCAGCTAAAAAAGGAAATAAAAAATTAATAGAAGCAATAGAAAAAGCAATAGATGAATTGAGAAAAGACGGGACATATCAAAAAATATATTCAAGATGGTTTAAGGATTAA
- a CDS encoding amino acid ABC transporter permease — MSPVNMFIELLETLPVVFSLYVCTVVFSVPLGILGALAYTGKNKVVKSILSIYTWVFRGTPLMLQLFIVYYGIPLINFFGYRLKLDPYSAAVLTFVINYAAYLIEIMRSGLESIDSGQHEAAKVLGYSYWQKTLYIILPQAIRRVLPTLGSEAITLIKDTSLIYVLAVTEIMKRTKELANQYYNIAPYICAIIIYLVLSLAVDRLFKNAEKKNKIRI; from the coding sequence ATGTCACCGGTAAATATGTTCATTGAACTGCTGGAAACTTTGCCAGTAGTGTTTTCCCTATATGTCTGTACGGTAGTATTTTCTGTCCCGTTGGGAATACTTGGAGCATTGGCATATACAGGAAAAAATAAGGTTGTGAAGAGTATTCTTTCAATATATACATGGGTATTCAGGGGAACTCCCCTGATGCTCCAGCTGTTCATAGTGTATTACGGTATTCCGCTAATAAATTTCTTTGGATATAGGCTGAAACTTGATCCATACTCTGCAGCAGTACTGACATTTGTAATAAATTATGCGGCGTATCTGATTGAAATAATGAGAAGTGGACTGGAAAGCATAGATTCAGGACAGCATGAAGCTGCAAAAGTTTTAGGATATAGCTACTGGCAGAAAACATTGTATATAATACTTCCACAGGCGATAAGAAGAGTTCTTCCGACACTAGGGAGTGAAGCAATTACTCTTATAAAGGATACTTCCCTGATTTATGTACTTGCAGTAACGGAGATAATGAAAAGAACAAAAGAACTTGCAAACCAGTATTATAACATAGCTCCGTATATATGTGCGATTATTATTTATCTTGTGTTGAGTTTGGCTGTAGACAGACTGTTTAAGAATGCAGAAAAGAAAAATAAAATAAGAATTTAG
- a CDS encoding amino acid ABC transporter ATP-binding protein produces MIEVINLKKQFGNNLILDDINFTINKGEAVSLIGPSGSGKSTILRCIADLETLTGGKILIEGHNLQDKGIDRKIKKELLLKTGMIFQNFNLFPHMTVKDNIVKTLRIVKKTAVKKAEEIAEKVLETVGLADKKDNFPNELSGGQKQRVAIARGLALEPDILLFDEPTSALDPELVKEVLDIIRKLKKERKMTMLIVSHEMKFVKEISDEVIVMENGKILEKGSVEKIFEKPETQRVKEFLNTIY; encoded by the coding sequence ATAATAGAAGTTATTAATCTGAAAAAACAGTTTGGAAATAACCTTATACTGGATGACATAAATTTTACAATAAATAAAGGTGAGGCAGTTTCTCTGATAGGACCCAGTGGAAGTGGGAAATCAACAATCTTAAGATGCATTGCAGATCTTGAAACCTTGACTGGCGGAAAAATACTGATAGAAGGACATAATTTACAGGATAAAGGAATTGATAGGAAGATAAAAAAGGAACTTTTACTGAAAACAGGAATGATATTTCAGAATTTTAATCTTTTTCCACACATGACGGTTAAGGATAATATTGTAAAAACATTGAGGATAGTAAAGAAAACAGCTGTGAAAAAAGCTGAGGAAATTGCGGAAAAAGTATTGGAAACAGTCGGACTTGCCGATAAGAAAGATAATTTTCCTAATGAACTGAGTGGAGGTCAGAAACAGAGGGTTGCAATAGCAAGAGGACTGGCGCTGGAACCGGATATTCTTCTGTTTGATGAGCCCACTTCTGCACTGGATCCTGAACTTGTAAAAGAAGTTCTTGATATAATAAGAAAGCTGAAAAAGGAAAGAAAAATGACAATGCTCATTGTAAGTCATGAAATGAAGTTTGTAAAGGAAATATCTGATGAAGTTATAGTAATGGAAAATGGTAAAATACTTGAAAAAGGTTCTGTAGAAAAAATATTTGAAAAACCTGAAACTCAGAGAGTAAAAGAATTTTTAAATACGATATATTAG
- a CDS encoding methionine ABC transporter ATP-binding protein translates to MTIKNLVKEYKLSNNRILKAVDNVDLTIEKGDIYGIMGLSGAGKSTLIRLINRLEEPTEGEIYVEHIEKDEKKGENLTVKKNILDFNQNELRDYRKKTGMIFQHFNLLNSRNVGGNIAFPLEISGWKKEDINKRVDELLEIVGLSDKKENYPEQLSGGQKQRVAIARALANNPEILLSDEATSALDPRTTNSILDLLKDINKRFGITIILITHQMEVIRKICNKTAIMSDGKIVEEGTVKDIFMHPKTELAKEFVSNISHESFETVDNKGTVKRSEGKIKLKLKFNEEQADKPYIAEIIKRYDAEINILGGSIDKLSNTVVGNLTIEISAEEEKIKTIVKWLEMNNLELEVL, encoded by the coding sequence ATTACAATTAAGAACTTGGTAAAAGAGTATAAACTAAGCAATAACAGGATTTTAAAAGCTGTAGACAATGTAGATCTTACAATAGAAAAAGGAGACATCTACGGAATAATGGGACTTAGCGGTGCTGGAAAATCAACATTGATAAGACTTATAAACAGACTTGAGGAGCCTACTGAAGGTGAAATATATGTGGAGCATATTGAAAAGGATGAGAAAAAAGGGGAAAATTTAACTGTAAAAAAGAACATTCTGGATTTTAATCAGAATGAACTGAGAGATTACAGAAAAAAAACAGGAATGATATTTCAGCATTTTAATCTTCTAAATTCCAGAAATGTAGGTGGAAATATTGCATTTCCTCTGGAAATTTCCGGATGGAAAAAGGAAGATATAAATAAGAGGGTGGATGAACTCCTTGAAATAGTAGGATTATCAGATAAGAAGGAAAACTATCCTGAACAGCTTTCAGGGGGACAGAAGCAAAGAGTTGCGATAGCAAGAGCTCTGGCAAATAATCCGGAAATTTTACTTTCAGATGAGGCAACAAGTGCCTTGGATCCTAGAACAACAAATTCCATACTGGATTTGTTAAAGGATATCAATAAGAGATTTGGAATTACAATAATATTAATAACTCATCAGATGGAAGTCATAAGAAAAATATGTAATAAGACAGCAATAATGTCTGATGGAAAAATAGTTGAAGAAGGAACTGTAAAGGATATATTTATGCATCCTAAAACAGAACTGGCAAAGGAATTTGTGTCAAATATTTCTCATGAAAGTTTTGAAACAGTGGATAATAAGGGAACTGTAAAACGTTCAGAAGGTAAAATAAAGCTGAAACTGAAATTTAATGAAGAACAGGCAGACAAGCCATACATTGCTGAAATAATTAAAAGATATGATGCAGAGATAAATATACTAGGTGGTTCCATAGATAAACTGTCAAATACAGTTGTAGGAAATCTGACAATAGAAATTTCTGCTGAAGAGGAAAAAATAAAGACAATAGTAAAGTGGCTTGAAATGAATAATCTGGAACTGGAGGTGTTATAA
- a CDS encoding methionine ABC transporter permease, whose amino-acid sequence MKFDIIKFLHFETMLIPLWETVYMVAIATLVSLIIGLPIGVLLVTSEPKGVKPNKTLHKILNVLLVNITRSIPFVILIVLLIPLSRLLIGKSFGSVAFIVPLSLGAAPFVARIIEGALKEVDEGLIEASKSMGATTNEIIFKVMIPEALPALIHGLTLTIISLVGYSAIAGSIGGGGLGNSAVIDGYQRTNPTLMWQATVTIILLVQIIQFIGNSIVNRINKRRVRG is encoded by the coding sequence ATGAAATTTGATATAATAAAATTTTTACATTTTGAAACAATGCTGATTCCATTATGGGAAACTGTTTATATGGTGGCAATTGCAACGCTTGTTTCTTTAATTATAGGACTTCCAATAGGAGTGCTTCTTGTCACTTCTGAGCCTAAAGGAGTAAAGCCTAATAAAACGTTACATAAAATTCTGAATGTACTGCTTGTAAATATAACAAGGTCAATACCTTTTGTTATTCTGATAGTTCTTTTAATACCTTTATCAAGACTTCTTATAGGAAAGTCTTTTGGAAGTGTGGCATTTATTGTTCCTCTTTCATTAGGAGCTGCTCCATTTGTAGCAAGAATAATTGAAGGAGCATTGAAGGAAGTCGATGAAGGACTTATAGAAGCTTCTAAATCAATGGGAGCAACAACAAACGAAATAATATTCAAGGTAATGATACCTGAAGCTCTTCCAGCGTTGATTCATGGACTTACTTTAACAATAATAAGTCTTGTAGGATATTCAGCGATTGCAGGTTCCATCGGTGGAGGTGGGCTTGGAAATTCAGCAGTTATAGATGGATATCAGAGGACGAATCCTACATTAATGTGGCAGGCAACAGTAACAATTATTTTACTGGTACAGATAATACAGTTCATAGGAAATAGCATAGTGAACAGAATAAATAAAAGAAGAGTAAGAGGATAA
- a CDS encoding MetQ/NlpA family ABC transporter substrate-binding protein: protein MKKLLLIILSITLLIVSCGVNKSEEKKLEKLKVAATPIPAGEVLEVIKEDLKKEGIELEIVTFNDYIQPNKVLQSKEVDANLFQHTPYMENFGKKNGFEMVAVGKIYLPTLALYSKRIKNVKELKDGDTILIPNDPTNAARSLILLDKGGIIKLKDNTKQDATVKDIAENPKNIKIVELSAEQLAPRLEEVAASIVNSSFALDAGLSYKKDGILAEDKDSPYANVLATLKGNEKDEKIQKLLKALQSEKVRKFIEEKYKDVIIPVF, encoded by the coding sequence ATGAAAAAATTATTGTTAATTATACTATCAATAACATTACTTATAGTATCTTGTGGAGTAAATAAAAGTGAAGAGAAAAAACTTGAAAAGCTGAAGGTTGCAGCTACACCAATTCCAGCTGGAGAAGTTCTGGAAGTAATAAAGGAAGACCTGAAAAAAGAAGGAATAGAACTTGAAATAGTAACGTTTAATGATTATATACAACCTAATAAAGTATTGCAGTCAAAAGAAGTGGATGCAAATTTATTTCAGCACACGCCATATATGGAAAATTTTGGTAAGAAAAATGGTTTTGAAATGGTAGCAGTTGGGAAAATATATTTACCTACATTGGCACTGTATTCTAAAAGAATAAAGAATGTGAAAGAACTTAAAGATGGAGATACAATATTAATACCAAATGATCCTACAAATGCGGCAAGATCGCTAATATTGCTTGATAAAGGTGGAATAATTAAATTAAAGGACAATACAAAACAGGATGCAACTGTAAAAGACATAGCTGAAAATCCTAAAAATATAAAAATAGTTGAACTTTCTGCTGAACAGCTGGCACCAAGACTTGAAGAAGTGGCAGCATCAATAGTAAACAGTAGTTTTGCATTAGATGCGGGATTATCATATAAAAAGGATGGAATACTTGCAGAAGATAAGGACTCACCTTATGCAAATGTTCTGGCAACTTTAAAAGGAAATGAAAAGGATGAAAAAATACAGAAATTATTAAAAGCTTTACAAAGTGAAAAAGTTAGAAAATTTATTGAAGAAAAATACAAGGATGTAATAATTCCAGTGTTTTAA
- a CDS encoding MetQ/NlpA family ABC transporter substrate-binding protein yields the protein MKKLLLGLTAALFLVACGGTKEEAKTETKPAEKPAKVEKLIVGATPVPHQELLELVKNDLKAQGVDLEIVTFNDYIQPNKLLGTKELDANFFQHVPYMEDFGKKNNLDLVSVGSVHVEPMAVYSKKIKNINDLKDGDSVLIPNDPTNGGRALILLDKAGVIKLKDNKKLDSTIADIAENPKKLKFTALAPEQLAPRLEEVTAAVINANFALDAKLSFKNDTILVEDKDSPYVNIVTVLKGRESEEKIQKLIKALQSEKVKKYIDEKYNGSVVAAF from the coding sequence ATGAAAAAATTATTATTGGGACTTACAGCTGCACTATTTCTTGTAGCATGTGGAGGAACAAAAGAAGAAGCAAAGACTGAGACAAAACCAGCTGAGAAACCTGCAAAGGTTGAAAAACTGATAGTCGGGGCAACACCTGTACCACATCAGGAATTACTTGAATTAGTAAAGAATGATTTAAAAGCACAAGGAGTTGATCTTGAAATAGTTACATTTAACGACTATATCCAGCCAAATAAATTGTTAGGAACTAAGGAACTGGATGCAAATTTCTTCCAGCATGTACCTTATATGGAAGACTTTGGGAAAAAGAACAATTTAGATTTAGTATCTGTAGGAAGCGTTCATGTTGAGCCTATGGCAGTTTATTCTAAAAAAATAAAAAATATAAATGACTTGAAAGACGGAGACAGTGTATTAATACCTAATGATCCTACTAATGGTGGAAGAGCATTGATATTACTTGATAAGGCAGGAGTTATAAAGTTAAAGGATAATAAAAAATTAGATTCAACAATAGCGGATATTGCTGAAAATCCTAAAAAGCTTAAGTTTACTGCACTGGCTCCTGAACAGCTGGCACCAAGGCTTGAAGAAGTTACGGCTGCAGTAATTAATGCAAATTTTGCATTAGATGCAAAATTATCATTTAAAAATGACACAATCTTAGTTGAAGATAAAGATTCACCTTATGTAAATATAGTTACAGTTTTAAAGGGAAGAGAAAGTGAAGAAAAAATTCAGAAACTTATAAAGGCATTACAAAGTGAAAAAGTTAAAAAATATATTGATGAAAAATATAATGGTAGTGTAGTAGCTGCATTCTAA
- a CDS encoding TIGR00341 family protein: MNEKEKNEKYKTLKRNIIEDSYFTKETMFILTCAMIIASIGLNTNSVAVIIGAMLISPLMSPIQSLGLGLSNGNLKRVYESLFRLGIFILISVVSSTFYFLVSPINDATPQILARTYPTLWDVLIAIFGGIAGVIGKTKEDGGNVVPGVAIATALMPPLCVVGFGIAHGNPKIFLGAGYLFIINVFFIMTATLVGLIVYSGNIFEARNKISIKKQIIFYIGSLIIIIPSIYTATTLVQDTERENSLKKFISRELKTHYVFDNSINKKDKTVTLKIVGEAFKKQDIEKLEKKLEKYKLKNYKLKIQQLSNEKYLTAQDLSKYLNEEKIKENAEDITLPLKNENQTILENDLKTVENILYKNFSNNISEVKIGKLIDANNNENFVVLVVGNETMTDEISEKIKNLEFNTEKKYEIIVEKQTKYSETDLK; encoded by the coding sequence ATGAATGAAAAAGAAAAAAATGAAAAATATAAAACTTTAAAAAGAAATATTATTGAAGATTCTTATTTTACGAAGGAAACAATGTTTATTCTGACTTGTGCAATGATTATAGCGTCAATAGGATTAAATACAAACTCTGTTGCAGTAATTATTGGAGCAATGTTGATTTCGCCACTAATGTCACCAATTCAGTCGCTAGGATTGGGATTATCAAATGGAAATTTAAAAAGAGTTTATGAATCACTTTTTAGATTGGGAATTTTTATATTAATAAGTGTAGTAAGTTCCACTTTTTATTTTTTAGTAAGCCCTATAAATGATGCAACACCACAGATACTAGCAAGAACTTATCCTACTTTATGGGACGTTTTAATCGCAATTTTTGGTGGAATTGCAGGAGTAATTGGAAAAACAAAAGAAGATGGTGGAAATGTAGTTCCTGGAGTAGCTATTGCAACAGCATTAATGCCGCCTTTGTGTGTAGTAGGATTTGGGATTGCTCATGGGAATCCGAAAATTTTTCTTGGAGCAGGATATTTGTTTATAATAAATGTATTTTTTATAATGACAGCAACATTAGTTGGCTTGATAGTTTATTCTGGAAATATTTTTGAAGCAAGAAATAAAATTTCAATAAAAAAACAAATAATATTTTATATAGGAAGTTTAATCATAATTATTCCAAGTATATATACAGCAACAACTTTAGTTCAAGATACAGAGAGAGAAAATTCATTAAAAAAATTTATTTCAAGGGAATTAAAAACTCATTATGTTTTTGATAATTCTATTAATAAAAAAGATAAAACTGTTACTTTAAAAATTGTAGGAGAAGCCTTTAAAAAACAGGATATTGAGAAATTAGAAAAAAAACTGGAAAAATATAAATTGAAAAACTATAAATTAAAAATACAGCAGTTATCCAATGAAAAGTATTTAACAGCACAGGACTTATCAAAATATCTGAACGAAGAAAAAATAAAAGAAAATGCGGAAGATATTACATTACCACTAAAAAATGAAAATCAAACAATTTTGGAGAATGATTTAAAAACTGTTGAAAATATTTTATATAAAAATTTTTCAAATAATATTAGCGAAGTTAAAATTGGAAAATTGATAGATGCAAATAATAATGAGAACTTTGTTGTTTTAGTTGTTGGGAATGAAACAATGACAGATGAAATTTCTGAAAAAATAAAAAATCTTGAGTTTAATACTGAGAAAAAATATGAAATTATTGTTGAAAAACAAACAAAATATAGTGAAACTGATTTAAAGTAG
- the infC gene encoding translation initiation factor IF-3, producing the protein MFFIKGTNKSDEPRMNERIRAREIRVIGEDGEQFGILTVNEALALAAEKSLDLVEISPNATPPVCKIMDYGKFKYEKTKKEKENKKKQKNVVIKEIRIKPHIDEHDKETKISQIKKFIEKEYKVKISLRLSGREKLHAESAVKILDDFANSFEETAIVEKKYGKEQVQKFVMLSPKK; encoded by the coding sequence GTGTTCTTTATAAAAGGGACAAATAAATCTGATGAGCCAAGAATGAATGAAAGAATCAGGGCAAGAGAAATAAGAGTTATTGGAGAAGATGGAGAACAGTTTGGAATTTTAACTGTAAATGAAGCTTTGGCTTTAGCAGCAGAGAAAAGTTTAGATTTAGTTGAAATCTCGCCAAATGCTACACCACCTGTATGCAAAATTATGGACTATGGAAAATTCAAGTATGAGAAAACAAAGAAAGAAAAAGAGAACAAAAAGAAACAGAAAAATGTTGTCATCAAAGAGATTAGAATAAAACCTCATATTGATGAACATGATAAAGAAACAAAAATTTCTCAAATTAAAAAGTTCATAGAAAAAGAATATAAGGTGAAAATAAGTTTAAGACTTTCAGGAAGGGAAAAACTGCATGCTGAATCAGCAGTCAAGATTTTAGACGATTTTGCAAACAGTTTTGAAGAAACTGCAATAGTTGAAAAGAAATATGGAAAAGAACAAGTTCAGAAATTTGTTATGTTATCACCTAAAAAGTAG
- the rpmI gene encoding 50S ribosomal protein L35 has product MPKMKTHRGTKKRVKVTGSGKLVIKHSGKSHILTKKSNKRKKRLGQDAIVPKGAERRIKKVLAGQAGR; this is encoded by the coding sequence ATGCCAAAAATGAAAACACACAGAGGGACAAAAAAGAGAGTTAAAGTGACAGGAAGCGGAAAACTTGTTATTAAACATTCAGGAAAAAGTCACATTTTGACTAAGAAATCAAATAAAAGAAAGAAAAGATTAGGACAGGACGCAATTGTGCCAAAAGGAGCAGAAAGAAGAATTAAAAAAGTATTAGCAGGACAGGCAGGAAGATAG
- the rplT gene encoding 50S ribosomal protein L20, translating into MPRVKTGIVRRKRHKKVLKEAKGYRGAIKTNYKKANEAVKKAMAYATEHRKHKKRKMRELWIIRINAAARLNGISYSKFMNGLKKAGIELDRKVLADIALNNPAEFAKLVEKVK; encoded by the coding sequence ATGCCAAGAGTAAAAACAGGAATAGTTAGAAGAAAAAGACATAAAAAAGTATTAAAGGAAGCAAAAGGTTATAGAGGAGCCATAAAAACAAATTATAAAAAGGCGAATGAAGCTGTTAAAAAAGCTATGGCTTACGCAACAGAACATAGAAAACATAAGAAAAGAAAAATGAGAGAACTGTGGATAATAAGAATAAATGCTGCAGCAAGATTAAACGGAATTTCTTATTCAAAATTTATGAATGGATTGAAAAAAGCAGGAATTGAACTTGATAGAAAAGTATTGGCTGATATAGCTTTAAACAACCCTGCAGAATTTGCAAAATTAGTTGAAAAAGTAAAATAG
- a CDS encoding molybdopterin-binding protein, which translates to MKAEIICIGTELLVGDIVNTNSQYISKKLTDIGIDLYYQTTVGDNFERVKECLEIAFNRVDLVITTGGLGPTIDDITKEVVADYFNEDLEVVQKYYDEVVERYSNRGFDIAKGAKKEASILKNSELLENEVGLAPGFFYEKENKKIIVLPGPPKEMTWMMDNQAIPLLKKYSDSILLMKTLEIKGIPEGKIDEDLEKYFKMSNPTVAPYAKERCVHVRVAMKGLRENSGNIEKEIDKIIEEIREIYPDACMI; encoded by the coding sequence ATGAAGGCAGAAATTATATGCATAGGAACAGAACTATTAGTAGGAGATATAGTAAATACAAATTCACAGTATATATCAAAAAAGCTTACAGATATTGGGATTGATCTGTATTATCAGACAACAGTTGGAGATAATTTCGAGAGAGTTAAGGAATGTCTTGAAATAGCTTTTAATAGGGTAGATTTAGTAATAACAACAGGAGGACTGGGACCTACTATAGATGATATAACAAAGGAGGTAGTAGCTGATTATTTTAATGAAGACCTTGAAGTTGTTCAGAAATATTATGATGAAGTAGTAGAACGGTATAGTAATAGGGGATTTGATATAGCTAAAGGAGCAAAAAAGGAAGCTTCTATATTAAAAAATTCAGAATTACTTGAAAATGAAGTGGGACTTGCTCCAGGCTTTTTTTATGAAAAGGAAAATAAAAAAATAATTGTATTACCGGGACCTCCTAAGGAAATGACATGGATGATGGATAATCAGGCGATACCTTTATTGAAAAAGTATTCAGATAGCATACTGCTGATGAAGACGCTTGAGATAAAAGGAATTCCTGAAGGAAAAATAGATGAAGATCTGGAAAAATACTTTAAAATGTCTAATCCAACAGTAGCTCCTTATGCCAAGGAAAGATGTGTACATGTAAGAGTTGCAATGAAGGGACTTAGAGAGAACAGTGGGAATATTGAAAAGGAAATAGATAAAATAATTGAGGAAATTAGGGAAATTTACCCTGATGCTTGTATGATATAG
- a CDS encoding TetR/AcrR family transcriptional regulator, which yields MKEYGKDYHHGNLRKELIEKGIKMINDTGEEKLSLRKLAVECGVSNAAPYTHFKNKDELLKAMSEYILEILTSELEKICSKYKDDVELLAMLGKCYVMFFYENPEYYHFIFSRKDMKVDLSLKMPKSDLNMPMNILKREAIREFTKMEMPEEVIQDKIIAMWALVQGLTSIAIMPNVNYAQQWDEKIEEIIKSSFITCY from the coding sequence ATGAAAGAATATGGAAAAGACTATCATCATGGAAATTTAAGGAAAGAACTTATTGAAAAAGGAATAAAGATGATAAATGACACCGGTGAAGAAAAACTATCGCTAAGAAAACTGGCGGTAGAATGTGGAGTCAGTAATGCTGCTCCATATACGCACTTTAAGAATAAGGATGAACTACTTAAAGCAATGAGTGAATATATATTGGAAATTCTGACATCTGAACTGGAAAAAATATGCAGTAAATATAAAGATGACGTTGAACTGCTGGCTATGTTAGGAAAATGTTATGTTATGTTTTTTTATGAAAATCCCGAATATTATCATTTTATATTTTCAAGGAAAGATATGAAAGTTGATCTTTCACTGAAAATGCCAAAAAGTGATTTAAACATGCCAATGAACATATTAAAAAGGGAAGCTATACGAGAATTTACTAAAATGGAAATGCCTGAAGAAGTGATACAGGATAAAATTATTGCAATGTGGGCATTGGTACAGGGGCTGACATCAATTGCAATAATGCCGAATGTTAATTATGCCCAGCAATGGGATGAAAAAATAGAAGAAATAATAAAATCAAGTTTTATAACATGTTATTAA
- a CDS encoding flavodoxin family protein: MQVVIHDMNREEFQKIYEKLKVEVIEKKIKKSRNWIENNEEEVKIISDENKIKNCTGCFCCWIKNPGRCILKDGYENLAELYSKAEKIIIISKCCYGTYSPFVKNVLDRSIPYLLPFFKLKNNEMHHTIRYKRKLFLEVYFYGKDLTELEKNIAEKTVKANCINLNVKKFNVSFLENII, encoded by the coding sequence ATGCAAGTTGTTATACATGATATGAATAGGGAAGAATTTCAAAAAATATACGAAAAGTTAAAAGTTGAAGTTATAGAAAAAAAAATAAAGAAAAGTAGAAATTGGATTGAAAATAATGAAGAAGAAGTAAAAATCATATCTGATGAGAATAAAATAAAAAATTGTACGGGATGTTTCTGCTGTTGGATAAAAAATCCTGGTAGATGTATATTGAAAGATGGATATGAGAATTTAGCAGAACTTTATTCAAAAGCTGAAAAGATAATAATTATAAGTAAATGCTGCTATGGAACATACAGTCCTTTTGTAAAAAATGTATTGGATAGAAGTATACCGTATCTTCTTCCGTTTTTTAAATTGAAAAACAATGAAATGCATCATACAATCAGATATAAAAGGAAATTGTTTCTGGAAGTTTATTTTTATGGAAAGGATTTAACAGAACTGGAAAAAAATATAGCTGAAAAAACTGTAAAAGCTAACTGTATTAATTTGAATGTAAAGAAATTTAATGTAAGTTTCTTAGAAAATATTATTTAA